A stretch of Mucilaginibacter terrae DNA encodes these proteins:
- the uvrC gene encoding excinuclease ABC subunit UvrC, whose protein sequence is MFDYREALKKIPHKPGVYQYWDSENQLIYIGKAKDLRNRVSSYFVKDQQLNAKTRVLISKIRNITFTIVDTEVDAWLLENSLIKKHKPKYNIDLKDDKTYPWIVIKKENYPRIYWTRNIIRDGSKYLGPYPSVSMMHTILGVIRETYPLRTCSLALTPQNINAGKFKVCLEYQLGNCKGPCQNYQSEEDYDNSIEEIQDILNGKIGNVVRTLKADMDTAAMNMDFEQAHRLKRKYDLLVNYQHKSTVVNSSITDVDVFSIASDEKYAFVNYLKVMNGTIIQTQTLEMKKRLDESDEELLTIAISEFRVRYDSKSKEIIVPFDIELDDEKIKFTVPKLGEKKKLLDLSQKNVHFFRRDKMEQYEKLNPDVRTDRLLTQMMKDLRLNQLPRHIECFDNSNFQGKHPVSAIVVFKDARPSKKDYRFFNVKTVEGPNDFATMEEAVHRRYRRMLDEGTELPQLIVIDGGKGQLSAALKSLKLLGIEKKVTVIGIAKRLEELFYPGDQYPMYLDKKSETLKIIQQLRDEAHRFGITAHRKKRDKSTLATELELVPGVGRLSAEKLLKYFKSVKKIREATVEELQEVVNLKQAQAVRSYFDPQQAEGGEVNVDSGASED, encoded by the coding sequence ATGTTCGACTATCGAGAAGCATTAAAAAAAATACCACATAAACCGGGCGTATACCAATACTGGGACAGCGAAAACCAATTGATATACATTGGTAAAGCTAAAGACCTGCGCAACAGGGTATCATCATACTTTGTAAAAGACCAGCAGCTTAATGCCAAAACACGCGTATTAATATCTAAAATACGCAATATCACTTTTACCATTGTTGATACCGAGGTTGATGCCTGGCTGCTTGAAAACAGCCTCATTAAAAAGCACAAGCCCAAGTATAATATCGACCTTAAGGATGATAAAACCTACCCGTGGATCGTTATTAAAAAGGAGAATTATCCACGTATATACTGGACACGCAACATCATCCGCGATGGTTCTAAATATCTGGGGCCATACCCTTCTGTAAGCATGATGCACACCATTTTAGGAGTGATACGCGAAACTTATCCCTTGCGTACGTGCAGCCTGGCTTTAACGCCGCAAAACATTAATGCAGGCAAGTTTAAAGTATGTTTAGAGTACCAGTTGGGTAATTGTAAGGGTCCTTGCCAAAACTATCAAAGCGAGGAAGATTACGATAACAGCATCGAAGAAATTCAGGATATATTGAACGGCAAAATTGGCAATGTAGTGCGCACGCTTAAAGCCGATATGGATACAGCTGCCATGAACATGGATTTTGAACAGGCGCACCGGCTTAAACGTAAATATGATCTGCTGGTAAACTACCAGCATAAATCAACCGTAGTAAATTCATCCATCACCGATGTTGATGTGTTTAGCATTGCCAGCGATGAAAAGTACGCCTTTGTAAACTACCTCAAGGTAATGAACGGCACCATCATTCAAACCCAAACGCTCGAAATGAAAAAGCGGCTGGATGAAAGCGATGAAGAACTGTTGACCATTGCCATATCTGAGTTCAGGGTAAGGTACGACAGTAAATCAAAAGAAATTATTGTTCCGTTTGATATTGAGCTTGACGACGAAAAAATAAAATTCACGGTACCTAAACTGGGAGAAAAGAAAAAGCTGCTTGATCTGTCGCAAAAGAACGTTCACTTCTTTAGGCGCGATAAGATGGAGCAGTACGAAAAACTAAACCCTGATGTACGTACCGACCGCCTGTTGACGCAAATGATGAAAGATTTGCGCTTAAACCAATTGCCCCGCCATATTGAGTGTTTTGACAACTCTAACTTTCAGGGCAAGCACCCGGTATCGGCCATTGTGGTTTTTAAGGATGCAAGGCCTTCTAAAAAGGATTATCGTTTCTTCAATGTAAAAACGGTAGAAGGCCCTAATGACTTTGCTACCATGGAAGAAGCCGTTCACCGCCGCTATCGTCGCATGCTGGATGAAGGCACGGAGTTACCTCAACTTATTGTTATTGACGGGGGTAAGGGACAATTATCGGCGGCACTGAAAAGCCTGAAATTGCTGGGTATCGAAAAAAAGGTAACCGTAATAGGTATTGCCAAGCGCCTGGAAGAGCTCTTTTACCCCGGTGACCAATACCCAATGTATCTCGATAAAAAGTCGGAAACCCTTAAGATCATTCAGCAGTTGCGCGATGAGGCACACCGCTTTGGTATTACCGCCCACCGCAAAAAACGCGATAAGAGCACTTTAGCCACCGAACTGGAACTCGTACCTGGCGTGGGTCGCCTATCGGCCGAAAAGTTGTTAAAATACTTTAAATCGGTAAAGAAGATACGAGAAGCAACAGTAGAAGAATTGCAGGAAGTGGTTAATCTGAAACAGGCTCAGGCGGTGAGGAGTTATTTTGACCCACAGCAGGCTGAAGGGGGAGAAGTTAATGTAGATAGTGGAGCTTCCGAAGATTAA
- the porN gene encoding type IX secretion system ring protein PorN/GldN, whose product MRRKIFVVGLLSLICLSTFAQKRGTARKRTTTKKAVTTAPQTANTTFNAQPVVDTGKKAKAFERPMDGFYKKANILSARVSPYANIREADVVYAKRIWREIDLREKMNQYLSSPKARLIDVLMEAVEAGELTAYDANPSKDDPNGDAFAVPLTPGKAKGKMADSTVVDKFDKDGNKIGSSLQAGDFNADSVIRFRIKEDWVFDRQRSVFEPRIIGIAPLIKLKAAGIETDFQPAFWIYFPEARQVLATKEAISRNNDATGLSFDDVFMKRLFASVIVKVSNQKDERIKDYAQGIDKLYESEKVKKSLMDWELGLWQY is encoded by the coding sequence ATGAGACGTAAGATTTTTGTGGTGGGGCTGTTGAGTTTAATATGTTTGAGCACTTTTGCTCAAAAGCGAGGTACTGCACGTAAGCGTACAACTACTAAAAAGGCGGTAACTACCGCCCCGCAGACGGCTAATACTACGTTTAATGCGCAGCCGGTAGTTGATACCGGTAAAAAGGCCAAAGCTTTTGAACGCCCGATGGATGGCTTTTATAAAAAAGCCAACATTTTAAGTGCACGTGTTTCTCCATACGCCAACATCCGCGAAGCTGACGTTGTATATGCAAAGCGCATCTGGCGCGAGATCGATTTGCGCGAGAAGATGAACCAGTACCTGTCGTCGCCTAAAGCACGCTTAATTGATGTGTTGATGGAAGCGGTAGAGGCCGGCGAACTTACCGCTTACGATGCCAATCCAAGCAAAGACGACCCTAACGGCGATGCTTTTGCAGTGCCATTAACCCCAGGCAAGGCCAAAGGTAAAATGGCAGATAGTACCGTGGTTGACAAGTTTGACAAGGATGGTAACAAAATAGGTTCGAGCTTACAGGCAGGGGATTTTAATGCCGATAGCGTGATACGTTTCCGCATAAAAGAAGATTGGGTATTTGATCGTCAGCGTTCGGTATTTGAGCCTCGTATTATTGGTATAGCACCATTAATTAAGCTTAAAGCCGCTGGTATTGAAACCGATTTTCAGCCGGCTTTCTGGATCTATTTTCCTGAAGCCCGCCAGGTGTTGGCTACTAAAGAAGCTATCAGCCGTAATAACGATGCTACTGGTTTAAGCTTTGATGATGTATTCATGAAGCGCTTATTTGCCAGCGTGATCGTAAAGGTATCGAACCAAAAAGATGAACGTATTAAAGATTATGCTCAGGGTATTGATAAACTTTACGAATCAGAAAAAGTTAAAAAATCTCTTATGGATTGGGAGTTAGGGTTGTGGCAATACTAA
- the porM gene encoding type IX secretion system motor protein PorM/GldM has product MAGGKETPRQRMIGILYLVLLGLVALNVPDNLLDAFKNISDSLTSSKSNVQAGIDNTFDAFEKTKLKEQPDRAKPVYDKAKQASAIANDLNTYVEGIKTELAEKAGGIDENIADYKKRDNLDLSSEIMINGKKGEELHKKIDETREKLMALLTDKERVGIKLPLATDAPKPKKGKPQLTWERAYFGDGIPMGAAMTSLIKVQSDLKNAESEVVKKILGEVDQAVVNLDKFAAVAVAPSSYIIAGQPFKAEVFLTASDSKSSPDISVNGSKLQVVDGRGQYTVGTSGEGMRSWVGTVRVRQNDGTIKEYKTPEQKYQVARPSATVAAEKMNVLYIGVPNPLSVSAPGIPKEKLRVSISGGSVSGSNGSFTAKVSSPGTVNVTVSGEASPGKTQVLGATKFRVKRIPDPKVMFGGKSGGQTSSANLKAQDRVFAKLEDFEFDASFSIQRFNLVIIKPRQDPILMQTSGSQLSAQMRAAMATLVPGSKVIFTNVIATGPDGSQRGLDDIIISAN; this is encoded by the coding sequence ATGGCTGGAGGTAAGGAAACCCCAAGGCAGCGAATGATAGGCATCCTGTACTTGGTATTATTAGGGTTGGTGGCGCTTAACGTGCCCGACAACCTGTTAGATGCCTTTAAAAACATTAGCGACAGTTTAACTTCATCAAAATCAAACGTACAAGCAGGTATTGATAATACTTTTGATGCATTTGAGAAAACCAAGCTTAAAGAGCAACCCGATCGTGCAAAACCGGTATATGATAAGGCTAAGCAAGCCAGCGCAATTGCCAACGATTTAAATACCTACGTTGAAGGTATTAAAACCGAACTTGCCGAAAAAGCCGGCGGCATTGACGAAAATATTGCCGACTATAAAAAACGCGATAACCTTGATCTTTCTTCGGAAATTATGATCAACGGTAAAAAAGGCGAAGAATTACACAAAAAGATTGACGAGACACGCGAAAAGTTAATGGCTTTATTAACTGATAAAGAGCGTGTAGGTATTAAGCTTCCGTTAGCAACCGATGCCCCGAAACCTAAAAAAGGCAAACCACAGTTAACCTGGGAGCGCGCTTATTTTGGTGATGGTATCCCGATGGGTGCTGCCATGACCTCGTTGATAAAAGTTCAATCAGATTTGAAAAACGCCGAGTCGGAAGTTGTAAAGAAGATTTTAGGTGAAGTAGACCAGGCTGTAGTTAACTTGGATAAGTTTGCGGCTGTTGCCGTAGCACCAAGCAGCTACATTATTGCAGGTCAGCCTTTCAAAGCTGAAGTATTCTTGACCGCATCTGATTCAAAGTCAAGTCCAGATATCAGCGTTAACGGTTCAAAATTACAGGTTGTTGATGGCCGTGGCCAATACACCGTAGGCACCAGCGGCGAGGGTATGCGCTCTTGGGTTGGTACAGTACGCGTTCGTCAAAACGATGGTACTATCAAAGAGTACAAAACTCCTGAGCAAAAGTACCAGGTGGCTCGTCCATCTGCTACTGTAGCTGCCGAGAAAATGAACGTGCTTTATATAGGTGTACCTAACCCGTTATCAGTATCGGCGCCAGGTATTCCTAAAGAAAAACTGCGCGTAAGCATCAGCGGTGGTTCGGTAAGTGGTTCAAATGGTTCATTTACTGCTAAGGTATCTTCGCCGGGCACAGTTAATGTAACTGTATCTGGTGAGGCATCTCCCGGAAAAACCCAGGTTTTGGGTGCAACAAAATTCCGTGTAAAACGTATACCCGATCCAAAGGTTATGTTTGGTGGCAAAAGCGGCGGTCAAACTTCATCAGCAAACTTAAAGGCCCAAGACAGGGTGTTTGCTAAATTGGAGGATTTTGAATTTGATGCTTCTTTCAGCATCCAACGTTTTAACCTGGTAATCATTAAACCAAGACAAGATCCTATTCTGATGCAAACTTCAGGTAGCCAACTGTCTGCTCAAATGCGCGCTGCAATGGCTACTTTAGTACCTGGTAGTAAAGTTATTTTCACTAACGTTATTGCTACAGGTCCTGATGGTTCACAGCGTGGTTTGGATGATATTATTATATCGGCAAATTAA
- the porL gene encoding type IX secretion system motor protein PorL/GldL, giving the protein MAGKKKSKFGIGNIVSIGASVVIVGLLFKIQHWAYAEIFITVGLLTEAALFLLLGLQPEATEVDWTKAYPELADDYTGEPVRRAAPAQVSTGHTAALDKMLADAKINPELIGNLGDGLRTFGDKVATISKVADAGAATTEFAQKLKTASAGYDNLSSAFSKASESLTELASTSVDSKAYHEQVNSLAKNLSALNAVYELELQDSSAHLKSMNKFYQNLSLTMNNFNESLEDSKSFKEEVGRLAKNLGSLNNIYGNMLTAMNQPRA; this is encoded by the coding sequence ATGGCTGGCAAGAAAAAATCCAAATTTGGTATTGGTAACATTGTATCGATCGGTGCAAGTGTTGTTATCGTTGGTTTATTATTTAAAATTCAGCACTGGGCTTACGCTGAAATTTTTATTACCGTTGGTTTATTAACCGAGGCTGCTCTATTCTTATTGTTAGGTTTACAACCAGAAGCTACCGAAGTTGACTGGACTAAAGCATACCCTGAGTTAGCTGACGATTACACTGGCGAACCTGTTAGAAGAGCTGCTCCTGCCCAGGTAAGCACTGGTCATACTGCAGCGTTAGACAAAATGCTGGCTGATGCCAAAATTAACCCTGAACTGATCGGTAATTTAGGCGATGGCTTAAGAACCTTTGGCGACAAAGTAGCAACTATTTCAAAAGTAGCTGACGCTGGTGCTGCAACTACCGAGTTTGCTCAAAAACTTAAAACTGCAAGTGCTGGATATGATAACCTGAGCTCTGCTTTCTCTAAAGCATCTGAAAGCTTAACCGAATTAGCTTCAACAAGCGTTGACTCTAAAGCATACCATGAGCAGGTAAACAGCTTAGCTAAAAACTTATCGGCTTTAAATGCAGTGTACGAGTTAGAATTACAAGACTCAAGTGCTCACTTAAAATCAATGAACAAGTTCTACCAGAACCTTTCATTAACCATGAATAACTTTAACGAGTCGTTAGAAGATTCTAAATCGTTTAAAGAAGAAGTTGGTCGTTTAGCTAAAAACTTAGGCTCATTAAACAATATTTATGGTAACATGCTTACCGCAATGAACCAACCACGTGCTTAA
- the porK gene encoding type IX secretion system lipoprotein PorK/GldK — MKTRYFLLLLLLGGILGSCNLNDRGEVLGVRQRPFRAELPAGMVYIPGGSFLMGQTDQDVTFAQISQTKQVTVSPFFMDQTETTNSQYKQFVNWVRDSIAISNYLNDDKYYVKPKGTATTDRKYINWDYVSKNPVWRSGSKKGQNQNAGKLDGMYYQGDDRVFDRNEVDVRLLKYNYAMMVLRSASEQRFDKTKKRSDFILRDTVPVYPDTLVWLNDFSYAANEPMVEGYFSHPAYQNYPVVGVTWRQARAFSIWRSRYNDAYKDKMKQAHRLPYSLPTEAEFEYASRGGRIGTDYPWGGPYIKNAKGCLLANFKPGRGNYTDDGGAYTVNVRSYFPNDYGLYNMAGNVAEWTQSAFDESATTFVHDMSPTFNYEAKATDPEVLKRKVVRGGSWKDIGYFLQNATRSYEFQDTAKSYIGFRLVSHFVGRDFRDKR; from the coding sequence ATGAAGACAAGGTACTTTCTTTTATTATTGTTATTGGGTGGGATACTGGGCAGTTGTAATTTAAACGATAGGGGAGAAGTACTTGGCGTACGTCAGCGTCCGTTCAGGGCCGAATTACCGGCAGGTATGGTTTATATTCCGGGCGGATCTTTCTTAATGGGGCAAACCGATCAGGATGTAACCTTTGCGCAAATTTCTCAAACCAAGCAGGTTACCGTTTCGCCATTTTTTATGGACCAAACCGAAACTACCAACAGCCAATACAAGCAATTTGTAAATTGGGTGCGCGATTCTATCGCCATCAGCAATTATCTTAACGACGATAAATACTACGTTAAGCCTAAAGGCACGGCCACAACCGACCGTAAATACATTAATTGGGATTACGTAAGTAAGAACCCGGTTTGGCGCAGCGGAAGTAAAAAAGGTCAAAACCAAAATGCCGGTAAGCTTGATGGTATGTACTATCAGGGCGACGACCGCGTGTTTGATCGTAATGAGGTTGACGTTCGTTTGTTAAAATATAATTATGCCATGATGGTGTTGCGCAGTGCATCTGAGCAACGTTTCGATAAAACCAAAAAACGTTCCGACTTTATTTTACGTGATACCGTTCCGGTTTATCCCGATACACTGGTTTGGTTAAACGATTTTTCATACGCTGCCAACGAGCCAATGGTTGAGGGCTATTTTTCTCATCCGGCTTACCAAAATTACCCGGTTGTAGGTGTTACCTGGCGCCAGGCACGTGCCTTTAGTATCTGGAGGTCACGTTATAATGATGCTTATAAAGATAAAATGAAACAGGCTCACCGTTTGCCTTACAGCTTACCTACTGAGGCTGAGTTTGAATACGCATCACGCGGTGGCCGTATTGGTACCGATTACCCTTGGGGCGGTCCTTACATTAAAAACGCAAAAGGCTGCTTACTGGCTAACTTTAAGCCCGGCCGCGGTAACTATACCGATGACGGCGGCGCTTATACTGTAAATGTTCGCTCTTATTTTCCTAATGATTACGGTTTATACAACATGGCAGGCAACGTAGCCGAGTGGACGCAATCAGCCTTTGATGAATCGGCAACTACATTTGTACATGATATGTCGCCTACGTTTAATTACGAGGCCAAAGCTACCGACCCTGAAGTGCTGAAACGCAAAGTAGTACGCGGCGGCTCATGGAAAGATATTGGTTACTTTTTACAAAACGCTACCCGCAGCTACGAATTTCAGGATACTGCTAAATCATACATCGGTTTTCGCCTGGTATCACATTTCGTAGGGCGCGATTTCCGCGACAAACGTTAA
- a CDS encoding uroporphyrinogen-III synthase, which yields MKLEDRKKKVKSILVTLPKPENDKNPYAELAKKLNLKIDFRSFIHVEGVPAKDFRKERINLADFTAVIFTSRNSADHFFRICEEMRFEVPVDMKYFCLSETIALYLQKYIQYRKRKIFFGKQTAADLAEVLKKHSGEKFLYPCSDVAAEETQKFLTENGYNFTPAVLFRTVCSDLSDLAEVFYDVIAFFSPSSILSLYQNFPDFKQNNTRIAAFGATTHKAVLDAGLILDIPAPTPGAPSMTMAIEQYVKQANK from the coding sequence ATTAAATTGGAAGACAGAAAGAAAAAGGTTAAGAGTATATTGGTTACCTTACCCAAACCTGAGAATGACAAAAATCCATATGCTGAACTGGCTAAGAAGCTTAATCTGAAAATTGATTTCAGGTCTTTTATCCATGTTGAGGGCGTACCGGCTAAAGATTTTCGTAAAGAAAGAATTAACCTGGCCGACTTTACAGCCGTGATTTTTACCAGCCGCAACTCGGCCGATCATTTTTTCCGTATTTGCGAAGAGATGCGATTTGAGGTGCCGGTTGATATGAAATATTTCTGCCTTTCAGAAACCATTGCCCTCTATCTTCAAAAGTATATTCAGTACCGTAAGCGCAAAATATTTTTTGGCAAACAAACCGCGGCCGATTTGGCCGAGGTGCTTAAAAAACACTCGGGCGAAAAATTTCTTTACCCATGCTCTGATGTGGCTGCCGAAGAAACTCAAAAGTTTTTGACCGAAAACGGTTACAACTTTACCCCGGCAGTACTCTTCCGTACTGTATGCAGCGATTTGAGTGATTTGGCCGAAGTGTTCTATGATGTAATCGCATTCTTCAGCCCCTCAAGCATCCTGTCACTATACCAAAACTTTCCTGATTTTAAACAAAACAATACCCGTATTGCTGCCTTTGGCGCTACAACCCACAAAGCTGTATTAGATGCAGGTCTTATTTTAGATATCCCGGCACCAACGCCTGGTGCACCATCAATGACTATGGCCATTGAACAATACGTAAAGCAAGCCAACAAGTAA
- a CDS encoding DUF4271 domain-containing protein, with translation MLRIITLYFVFLAITCFNASAQTDTLEQYAQPDSIPQPRYYQPKPAAAGLLDSVANALIARERFVGDSLSKIYITNPNPLRHNQYYDTVLKKHIYTEYGFLHQLGKTRSLLREGSTRHMRDQWIIVIIVALLVYTAILNRAMSKDIKSVVQSFYNTRILNQISREESLLNSWAFVGLFILFGFTFGLFVYQLTQYYEVFYSISGIQLFVSFALLILVLFAVKLFILRFLGFVFKTGRLVDEYISILYLTYFNITFVFLPLSLCFSLLAAPYIPYVLGGALVLVVVIFVWQYLRSSVIIISNIRFHKFYLFTYLCALEICPILILIKALNN, from the coding sequence GTGCTGCGTATCATAACTTTATATTTTGTTTTCTTAGCCATTACGTGCTTCAATGCTTCTGCCCAAACAGATACGCTGGAACAGTACGCCCAGCCCGACAGTATTCCACAACCGCGCTATTATCAGCCTAAGCCTGCCGCAGCAGGCCTGCTCGATTCGGTAGCTAACGCCCTGATTGCACGCGAGCGATTTGTAGGCGACTCATTGTCTAAGATATATATTACTAACCCCAACCCGCTAAGGCATAACCAGTATTACGATACGGTTTTAAAAAAACATATATATACTGAGTATGGCTTTTTGCACCAGCTTGGCAAAACCAGGAGCCTGCTACGTGAGGGTAGTACCCGGCACATGCGCGACCAATGGATCATTGTAATTATTGTTGCGCTATTGGTGTATACCGCCATACTTAACCGCGCTATGAGTAAGGATATAAAAAGTGTGGTGCAATCTTTTTACAATACCCGCATACTTAACCAAATAAGCCGCGAAGAAAGCTTGCTTAACTCATGGGCATTTGTTGGATTGTTTATATTATTTGGTTTTACTTTTGGTTTATTTGTTTACCAATTAACTCAATATTACGAAGTATTCTATAGTATAAGCGGTATTCAGCTATTTGTATCGTTTGCACTGCTGATTTTGGTTTTGTTTGCAGTAAAGCTGTTTATATTAAGATTTTTGGGTTTTGTATTTAAAACCGGCAGATTGGTTGATGAATATATATCCATATTATATTTAACTTATTTTAATATTACGTTTGTTTTTTTGCCTTTAAGTTTATGCTTTAGCTTATTGGCCGCGCCTTATATACCTTATGTATTGGGCGGTGCACTGGTTTTGGTAGTGGTAATATTTGTTTGGCAATACCTGCGCAGCAGCGTTATAATTATTTCGAATATTAGATTTCATAAGTTTTATTTATTTACGTATCTTTGTGCCCTCGAAATTTGCCCAATTCTAATATTGATTAAGGCACTGAATAATTAG
- a CDS encoding HPP family protein: MRKHIKLHARRARYIFYKETLVDFKEHFWTFLGSFIGIGLIGFLNSRYFTLYDNLFLIGSFGASSVLIFGIINSPLAQPRNLVGGHVICALTGVTIHTFVPGEVWFTSALSVSLAIVLMQITKTLHPPGGATALIANIGSAKIQALGYFYVLSPVLSGVTILLLVAIVCNNATPHRHYPQNKQWYKFWKRSYRYMH; this comes from the coding sequence ATGCGTAAACATATTAAACTTCATGCACGCAGAGCGCGTTACATATTCTACAAAGAAACCTTAGTTGATTTTAAAGAGCACTTTTGGACGTTTCTCGGCTCCTTCATAGGTATTGGGCTAATTGGTTTTTTAAATAGCAGGTATTTTACGCTGTATGATAACCTGTTTCTCATAGGCTCGTTCGGGGCATCATCCGTACTTATTTTTGGTATTATTAATAGTCCGTTAGCCCAGCCCCGCAACTTGGTTGGAGGGCATGTTATTTGTGCTTTAACCGGTGTAACTATACATACGTTTGTGCCGGGCGAGGTTTGGTTTACATCGGCCTTATCGGTATCGCTGGCCATTGTGTTGATGCAAATTACCAAAACGCTGCATCCGCCGGGTGGCGCCACTGCGCTTATTGCCAATATTGGGTCGGCCAAAATACAGGCTTTGGGATATTTTTATGTGCTAAGCCCGGTGCTATCGGGGGTAACTATTTTGCTGCTGGTGGCAATTGTTTGTAATAATGCTACACCACACCGCCATTATCCGCAAAACAAGCAATGGTATAAATTTTGGAAACGCAGTTACCGGTATATGCACTAA
- a CDS encoding CPBP family intramembrane glutamic endopeptidase: MNVTIKRVLHFPLTKIIVGIVVCFSLFVLIQNFVLKPFFYSIIQDKSIADPIIHCIDFIVLLAAYYYLFRLYDKRKITELSIKYLPKEMFGGFFFGFFTISLSIFILYLLGYYQAISITTTHYSIKFFTVLMFAALVEDLFHRGLIIRICENWLGTNLTLIIGMLVELQHVFNPNSNLFGLFFYLIWGFTMAMMFIYTKRIWLPFFFHLGWNFSQPFYGSNLTGLNDMGSIIQSKFNGPELLTGGAVGIEGSIFTASFLLLIGIALYYRAKKEGKIVKSKLFKR, from the coding sequence ATGAATGTAACTATTAAAAGAGTGCTGCATTTTCCGTTAACAAAAATTATCGTTGGAATTGTCGTCTGTTTTTCTCTATTTGTATTAATTCAAAACTTTGTATTAAAACCATTTTTTTATAGCATTATTCAAGATAAAAGTATTGCGGACCCAATTATCCACTGTATTGATTTTATTGTTTTATTAGCCGCTTATTACTATTTATTCCGTTTGTATGATAAAAGAAAAATAACAGAACTATCCATAAAATATTTACCCAAAGAAATGTTTGGAGGGTTTTTCTTTGGTTTTTTTACAATTTCATTATCTATTTTCATTTTATACTTATTAGGGTATTATCAGGCTATTAGTATTACAACAACTCACTACTCCATAAAATTTTTTACGGTATTAATGTTTGCGGCCTTAGTTGAAGACTTATTTCATAGAGGGTTAATAATAAGAATCTGTGAAAATTGGTTAGGGACTAATCTAACCCTTATTATTGGAATGTTAGTGGAGCTTCAGCATGTTTTTAATCCTAATTCCAACCTATTTGGCCTTTTTTTTTATTTAATTTGGGGGTTTACTATGGCGATGATGTTTATTTATACTAAAAGAATATGGTTGCCTTTTTTTTTCCATTTAGGCTGGAATTTTTCTCAGCCTTTTTATGGCTCAAATCTTACAGGGTTAAATGATATGGGCAGTATCATTCAATCAAAATTTAATGGTCCTGAACTATTAACAGGTGGTGCAGTTGGAATTGAGGGTTCAATTTTTACAGCATCTTTTTTATTGCTTATTGGAATAGCACTTTATTATCGTGCAAAAAAGGAAGGCAAAATCGTAAAAAGCAAACTGTTTAAAAGATGA
- a CDS encoding winged helix-turn-helix transcriptional regulator has translation MKKNIKRAYCAVDYAFQRIGGKYKGRILWVLREGCLRYGELNRAVVGITPKMLTQTLKELESDGLIVRKVYLEVPPKVEYSLTDTGMELIPFISQMRSWGEKQMSAN, from the coding sequence ATGAAAAAAAATATTAAAAGGGCATATTGTGCTGTCGATTATGCTTTTCAGCGAATAGGTGGAAAGTATAAAGGTCGAATTTTATGGGTACTAAGAGAAGGTTGTCTCAGGTATGGAGAGTTAAACAGAGCTGTGGTTGGGATAACTCCAAAAATGCTAACCCAAACATTAAAAGAATTAGAATCAGATGGGCTAATTGTCAGAAAAGTTTATTTAGAAGTTCCACCAAAAGTTGAATATTCACTTACCGATACAGGAATGGAATTAATTCCTTTTATCAGTCAAATGAGAAGTTGGGGAGAAAAACAAATGTCAGCAAATTGA